In the Kribbella sp. NBC_00482 genome, one interval contains:
- a CDS encoding DJ-1/PfpI family protein produces the protein MASEPSTFPRHIAILLFDGVEELDAVGPWEVLAHWTRNHPDDGWAVSCMSQDGLPVTASKGLVLGAHHAIADAPPLQVLIYPGGEGTRGLLRDPKHLEWVRAQRATVPLMTSVCTGALVYAAAGLLRERPATTYWAAMDELRGLDPSVQVRPDDRWVDDGDLITSAGVSAGIDMALHLVARLAGPERAWQVRRGIQYDPQPPAGPLPAPGPPVRHDDQTRRLPRGGNGIRPPFGADDEGRSR, from the coding sequence ATGGCCAGCGAGCCCAGCACGTTCCCACGCCACATCGCCATCCTGCTATTCGACGGCGTCGAAGAGCTCGACGCCGTCGGCCCGTGGGAAGTACTGGCCCACTGGACCCGCAACCACCCAGACGACGGCTGGGCTGTGTCCTGTATGTCCCAGGACGGTCTGCCGGTAACCGCATCCAAGGGCCTGGTTCTGGGCGCACACCACGCCATCGCGGACGCACCACCCCTGCAGGTGCTCATATACCCAGGCGGCGAAGGCACCCGGGGGCTTCTGCGCGACCCCAAACACCTCGAGTGGGTCCGCGCCCAACGCGCGACCGTCCCGTTGATGACCAGTGTCTGCACTGGCGCTCTGGTCTACGCTGCTGCCGGGCTGCTCCGCGAGCGGCCGGCGACGACCTACTGGGCTGCGATGGACGAGCTGCGCGGGCTTGACCCCAGCGTGCAGGTCCGCCCAGACGACCGCTGGGTCGACGACGGCGACCTCATCACCTCTGCCGGCGTCAGCGCCGGTATCGACATGGCACTGCACCTGGTCGCTCGCCTCGCCGGCCCCGAACGGGCCTGGCAAGTCCGGCGCGGCATCCAGTACGACCCCCAGCCACCGGCCGGACCCCTGCCCGCGCCCGGACCGCCTGTCCGACACGACGATCAAACTCGCCGCCTTCCACGGGGCGGGAACGGCATACGGCCGCCATTCGGCGCCGACGATGAAGGGAGAAGCAGATGA
- a CDS encoding SDR family NAD(P)-dependent oxidoreductase, which yields MPADRTAVISGVSSGIGRAIADHLLQDGWTVIGLSRRRPDLSAQGFRWRHCDLAQPGSTEDAVGDVEGVQALIHAAGFQVSGPLGALDPDDGRRMYAVHVDAAISLANSLVDRMTVDGRILLIGSRTAVGVAGKSQYAATKAALRALARSWATELAPRRITVNVIEPGPTDTAMLADPARATTPPVVPPLGRLIRPEEVAALAHFLLTNNAAMITGQHLTICGGASL from the coding sequence ATGCCGGCTGACCGCACAGCCGTCATCAGCGGTGTCAGCTCCGGGATCGGGCGGGCCATCGCCGACCACCTGCTCCAGGACGGCTGGACCGTGATCGGCCTCTCCCGACGCCGACCCGACCTGAGCGCTCAAGGCTTCCGCTGGCGACACTGCGATCTCGCTCAGCCCGGGAGTACGGAAGACGCGGTCGGCGACGTCGAGGGCGTTCAGGCGCTCATCCACGCGGCCGGGTTCCAGGTCAGCGGGCCGCTCGGCGCCCTCGATCCCGATGACGGGCGCCGCATGTATGCCGTCCACGTCGACGCCGCGATCAGCCTTGCCAACAGCCTCGTCGACCGGATGACCGTTGACGGCCGGATCCTGCTGATCGGCAGCAGGACCGCCGTCGGTGTCGCCGGCAAGAGTCAGTACGCCGCGACGAAGGCCGCCTTGCGCGCCCTTGCGCGGTCGTGGGCGACGGAACTCGCGCCGCGGCGAATCACCGTCAACGTCATCGAACCCGGCCCGACCGACACCGCCATGCTCGCCGACCCGGCTCGAGCCACGACGCCACCCGTCGTACCACCCCTCGGCCGCCTCATCCGCCCCGAAGAAGTCGCCGCCCTCGCGCACTTCCTCCTCACCAACAACGCCGCCATGATCACCGGCCAACACCTGACAATCTGTGGCGGCGCGTCCCTCTAG
- a CDS encoding HpcH/HpaI aldolase family protein, with translation MTARSFTDKLRRRDRALGYWVVLDSPVSTERIARLGYDYVCIDAQHGLIEYAGILRGLTAVDAGGSSVGLVRVGANEPFHIGQALDAGAAGIIVPLVNTADDAARAVAAATYPPGGVRSYGPMRSALRVGPKPAEANASIAVLAMIETPEGLADVESICAVPGLTGVYVGPSDLCLAVGGAYPGDPAVADVFEAALERVRTAAKAANVAAGIHTAHGTIAAQRLAEGFTFATVSSDLVHLEQAAAEHLRVAGER, from the coding sequence GTGACAGCCCGCTCCTTCACCGACAAGCTTCGCCGCCGCGACCGCGCCCTCGGCTACTGGGTCGTGCTCGACTCCCCCGTCTCCACCGAGCGCATCGCGCGGCTCGGCTACGACTATGTCTGCATCGACGCCCAGCACGGACTCATCGAGTACGCCGGCATCCTGCGCGGACTCACCGCCGTCGACGCGGGCGGGAGCTCCGTCGGCCTGGTCCGGGTCGGTGCCAACGAGCCGTTCCACATCGGCCAGGCGCTCGACGCCGGTGCGGCCGGAATCATCGTGCCACTCGTCAACACAGCCGACGACGCGGCCCGGGCGGTCGCGGCGGCGACGTACCCGCCCGGTGGTGTCCGCTCCTACGGACCGATGCGGTCGGCACTGCGGGTCGGCCCGAAGCCGGCCGAGGCGAACGCGTCGATCGCCGTACTCGCGATGATCGAGACGCCCGAAGGGCTGGCCGACGTGGAGAGCATCTGCGCCGTGCCCGGTCTCACGGGGGTGTACGTCGGTCCTTCGGATCTCTGCCTCGCCGTCGGGGGCGCGTATCCCGGCGACCCGGCGGTCGCGGACGTGTTCGAGGCGGCGCTGGAGCGGGTGCGGACCGCGGCGAAAGCGGCGAACGTTGCTGCAGGCATCCATACCGCTCACGGCACGATCGCCGCGCAGCGGCTGGCCGAAGGATTCACCTTCGCTACCGTCTCCTCGGATCTCGTGCACCTCGAGCAGGCGGCAGCCGAGCACCTGCGCGTGGCGGGTGAGCGATGA
- a CDS encoding aldo/keto reductase — protein MTGLVLGTMTFGDTVDLERARTMVDVALGNGITAIDTANGYAGGRSEEMLGEILRGRRHQVTIATKAGIYPGDAGGEPLLSRKGIRTSLEASLRRLGTDRVDLFYLHQPDRSVPLEETASGLAALVNDGLIGAIGVSNYAAWQISDVSTACLAAGAPQPVVAQQLYNLVARRIEAEYVEYAATHGLDTIVYNPLGGGLLTGRHSFDDSPGEGRFGSSAVSQMYRDRYWSRPLFDAVTSLSTVAADARLTLPELSLRWLLSRDVVTAVLLGGSKPEQLLSNITAAQQGPLPSDVLDACDEVGRALSGPMPAYNR, from the coding sequence ATGACCGGCCTTGTCCTCGGCACCATGACGTTCGGCGACACCGTCGATCTGGAGCGGGCCCGAACCATGGTCGATGTTGCTCTGGGCAACGGCATCACCGCGATCGACACTGCCAACGGGTACGCCGGCGGGCGGAGTGAGGAGATGCTCGGCGAGATCCTGCGCGGCCGGCGGCACCAGGTCACGATCGCGACCAAGGCCGGCATCTACCCAGGCGACGCGGGTGGCGAGCCGCTCCTGTCCCGCAAGGGAATCCGGACGTCGCTCGAGGCCAGCCTGCGCCGGCTCGGCACCGATCGGGTCGACCTGTTCTACCTGCATCAGCCCGACCGCTCGGTGCCTCTCGAGGAGACCGCGAGCGGGCTGGCCGCGCTGGTGAACGATGGCCTGATCGGCGCGATCGGCGTGTCCAACTACGCCGCCTGGCAGATCAGCGACGTGTCCACCGCGTGCCTGGCCGCCGGTGCGCCGCAGCCGGTCGTCGCGCAGCAGCTGTACAACCTCGTCGCCCGCCGGATCGAGGCAGAGTACGTCGAGTACGCCGCGACGCACGGTCTGGACACGATCGTCTACAACCCGCTCGGCGGTGGGCTGCTGACCGGGCGGCACTCGTTCGACGACAGCCCCGGTGAAGGCCGGTTCGGTTCGTCGGCGGTGTCTCAGATGTATCGGGATCGCTATTGGAGCCGTCCGCTCTTCGATGCCGTCACGTCGTTGTCGACCGTCGCGGCTGACGCGCGCCTGACGCTTCCGGAGCTTTCGCTGCGGTGGTTGCTGTCCCGCGATGTCGTCACCGCCGTACTGCTCGGCGGATCGAAACCCGAGCAGCTGCTCAGCAACATCACCGCCGCGCAGCAAGGCCCCTTGCCATCGGACGTCCTCGACGCCTGTGACGAAGTCGGCCGCGCGCTGTCCGGTCCCATGCCTGCTTACAACCGTTGA
- a CDS encoding DUF4386 family protein, whose amino-acid sequence MRGRFRWRCGSCPAARTGGFASDRRNSSGLRRRPRGQPTRHEAVDVVFQSFNRYLGVAVGEHLGYLLTGAWTILVGIAFTQTDLAPSWLGIPAIVIGAVLVVCSLEFVGPAERHGWKLAATCTPITYIAWSLWPIAAGISLLV is encoded by the coding sequence GTGCGTGGCCGGTTTCGATGGCGGTGCGGGTCATGCCCAGCGGCTCGAACAGGCGGGTTCGCATCAGATCGGCGTAACTCATCTGGGCTGCGGCGCCGACCCCGAGGCCAGCCCACCCGACACGAAGCGGTCGACGTCGTCTTCCAGAGCTTCAACCGATACCTGGGCGTCGCCGTGGGCGAGCACCTCGGCTACCTGCTCACCGGTGCCTGGACCATCCTGGTCGGCATCGCATTCACCCAGACGGACCTCGCCCCGAGCTGGCTCGGGATCCCCGCGATCGTCATCGGCGCCGTCCTCGTCGTGTGCTCGCTGGAGTTCGTCGGCCCGGCCGAGCGCCATGGCTGGAAGCTCGCGGCCACCTGCACGCCGATCACCTACATCGCCTGGTCGCTGTGGCCCATCGCTGCCGGCATCTCGCTCCTCGTCTGA
- a CDS encoding serine hydrolase domain-containing protein, translating into MRTRLFEPLGMTRTAIETGHALVTGGRSATGLPVQPWVMSAYAPGGAAVSTAGDLARLATALLDGTAPGMAALEPTTATDRSNSRIGDFWQISTWQTGQTITSHGGQTGGYASYLGLDRARHKAVIVLSDVANDASDLGTQLLAHGK; encoded by the coding sequence ATGCGAACCCGCCTGTTCGAGCCGCTGGGCATGACCCGCACCGCCATCGAAACCGGCCACGCACTCGTCACCGGCGGACGATCGGCGACTGGTCTCCCGGTCCAGCCATGGGTCATGAGCGCCTACGCGCCCGGTGGTGCCGCGGTGTCCACCGCCGGCGACCTCGCCAGACTTGCGACTGCGCTCCTCGACGGGACCGCACCCGGCATGGCCGCCCTCGAGCCCACAACCGCCACTGACCGGTCGAACTCCCGCATCGGTGACTTCTGGCAGATCTCCACCTGGCAGACCGGTCAGACCATCACCTCGCACGGCGGGCAGACCGGCGGCTACGCCTCGTACCTCGGCCTCGACCGCGCCCGACACAAGGCCGTCATCGTCCTGTCCGACGTCGCCAACGACGCCAGCGACCTAGGCACCCAGCTCCTCGCCCACGGCAAGTAG
- a CDS encoding NAD(P)H-binding protein — MRVCIVGASGKLGQYMVQHALDRGYEVVGVCRQESVGKLDRFKGRIAVIPGATDDPEVIKCAVAGCDGVLVVMTPVGVNGYSTGTTQAVLDYAPPGARLVFSCGWHITRDGQDVYSWKLKVMVNVFGRLARLARKVDLDDQVEACRRVFASDTRWTVVRGSDLEEGESQGLPVWSEHVGDPILASNLTRRVDFALFMVEALENDELVHEAPAIVGRETPAALAHAARE; from the coding sequence ATGAGGGTCTGCATCGTCGGAGCGTCGGGCAAACTCGGGCAGTACATGGTGCAGCATGCGTTGGATCGGGGCTACGAGGTGGTCGGCGTGTGCCGGCAGGAAAGCGTGGGGAAACTCGACCGGTTCAAGGGGCGTATCGCCGTGATCCCGGGAGCAACGGACGACCCTGAGGTCATCAAGTGCGCGGTCGCGGGGTGCGACGGGGTGCTCGTCGTGATGACCCCGGTTGGCGTCAACGGGTACTCGACGGGAACGACCCAGGCGGTGCTCGACTACGCACCTCCGGGCGCGCGCCTTGTGTTCTCGTGCGGGTGGCACATCACCCGCGACGGCCAGGACGTGTACTCGTGGAAGCTCAAGGTGATGGTGAACGTCTTCGGCCGGCTTGCGCGACTCGCTCGAAAGGTTGACCTCGACGACCAGGTGGAGGCATGCCGGCGGGTGTTTGCCAGCGACACCCGGTGGACGGTCGTGCGCGGCAGCGACCTCGAGGAGGGCGAAAGCCAGGGCTTGCCCGTGTGGAGCGAGCACGTAGGCGATCCAATCCTGGCGAGCAACCTCACGCGTCGAGTGGACTTTGCCCTGTTCATGGTGGAGGCCCTCGAGAACGACGAGCTCGTCCACGAGGCCCCGGCGATCGTCGGTCGCGAGACGCCCGCGGCACTCGCCCACGCCGCCAGAGAATGA
- a CDS encoding multicopper oxidase family protein: MTSQDVFSTETAGLADVSRPGVVRLRDGALLELGIGAVRKGIEGAELRMLAYNGSIPGPTLHVDQGSEITVQVSNEGDVETTVHWHGLRLENRFDGVPHETQEPIQIGGSFTYKLQFPDAGLYWYHPHMREDFAQEMGLYGTIIVEPSDPSYWSVVDRDLTLTLDDLLVEDGHIAPFNRSGPTFTAMGRFGNVMLINGETQFSGQAAQGEVVRLYLVNTANTRIFNFAVRGARAKLVGGDSGRFERETFVEEVLLAPSERAVLDVLFDTPGEVRLEHRTPDRVYDLGGFTVTAAAGGEAAASFEMLRTDPELTAEHHSIRHDLERQPDKVLAFFSRMPLLYGAEDIAASSYACPMHPEVTATEPAKCPQCGMKLVPSDAPTPAAHTSQEGPAQSGHDHGDGLEWEDLMPEINRASDPSNMIWQLVDRETGAENGAITWAFTVGDRVKIRLVNEMDSDHPMHHPFHIHGAGRFLILSRDEEPEANLVWKDTVLVRAGETVDILLDVSNPGLWMAHCHIAEHTESGMMFSFNVARLPEGNLREGTANLPVSS, from the coding sequence ATGACGTCTCAAGACGTATTCAGCACAGAGACGGCCGGGCTGGCGGATGTGTCGCGCCCGGGTGTGGTGCGACTGCGTGACGGCGCCCTGCTCGAGCTCGGCATCGGTGCGGTGCGCAAGGGCATCGAGGGCGCCGAGTTGCGCATGCTCGCCTACAACGGGTCGATCCCCGGCCCGACCCTGCACGTGGATCAGGGGTCGGAGATCACCGTACAGGTGTCGAACGAGGGTGACGTGGAGACGACGGTGCATTGGCACGGCCTGCGGCTGGAGAACCGTTTCGACGGGGTCCCGCATGAGACGCAGGAGCCGATCCAGATCGGGGGGTCATTTACGTACAAGTTGCAGTTCCCCGACGCCGGTCTGTATTGGTATCACCCGCACATGCGGGAGGACTTCGCCCAGGAAATGGGCTTGTACGGAACGATCATCGTCGAGCCTTCGGACCCCTCGTACTGGTCCGTCGTCGACCGTGATCTGACCCTCACCTTGGACGACTTGCTGGTCGAGGACGGGCACATCGCGCCCTTCAACCGGTCTGGGCCGACCTTCACCGCAATGGGCCGGTTCGGCAACGTCATGCTGATCAACGGGGAGACCCAGTTCTCCGGACAAGCGGCGCAGGGGGAGGTCGTGCGCCTGTATCTCGTTAATACGGCCAATACCCGGATCTTCAACTTCGCTGTCCGTGGCGCTCGGGCGAAACTGGTTGGCGGCGACAGCGGTCGGTTCGAGCGCGAGACGTTCGTCGAGGAGGTACTGCTCGCCCCCTCCGAACGCGCGGTCCTCGACGTGCTGTTCGACACCCCCGGGGAGGTGCGGCTGGAGCACCGCACCCCTGACCGGGTTTACGACCTCGGCGGCTTCACGGTCACGGCCGCCGCGGGCGGCGAGGCCGCTGCGTCGTTCGAGATGCTGCGCACCGACCCCGAACTCACCGCCGAACACCACTCGATCCGGCACGATCTCGAGAGGCAACCCGACAAGGTCCTTGCCTTCTTCTCCCGCATGCCGCTCCTGTACGGCGCAGAGGACATCGCAGCGTCCAGCTACGCCTGCCCGATGCACCCCGAGGTCACCGCCACCGAACCGGCGAAGTGCCCGCAGTGCGGGATGAAACTGGTGCCCTCCGACGCGCCAACGCCCGCTGCCCACACCTCGCAGGAGGGCCCGGCGCAGAGCGGACACGATCATGGCGACGGTCTGGAGTGGGAGGACCTGATGCCGGAGATCAACCGCGCATCGGATCCCAGCAACATGATCTGGCAGCTCGTCGACCGGGAGACCGGCGCCGAGAACGGAGCCATCACGTGGGCTTTCACCGTGGGCGACCGGGTGAAGATCCGGCTGGTGAACGAGATGGACTCCGATCACCCGATGCACCACCCGTTCCACATCCACGGTGCCGGTCGCTTCCTCATCCTGTCCAGGGACGAGGAGCCGGAGGCCAACCTCGTCTGGAAGGACACCGTCCTTGTGCGGGCCGGCGAAACGGTCGACATCCTGCTGGACGTCTCGAATCCCGGGCTGTGGATGGCGCATTGCCACATCGCCGAACACACCGAGAGCGGAATGATGTTCAGCTTCAACGTCGCCCGACTTCCCGAGGGAAATCTGCGCGAAGGTACTGCGAACCTGCCGGTGTCGTCATGA
- a CDS encoding flavin-containing monooxygenase gives MTDVLDVLVIGGGQAGLVMGYHLAERRQRYLIVDAGTQIGDAWRSRWDSLQLFTPAQFDNLPGMPFPAARDTYPDKDDVANFLQTYAARFELAVQLNTTVVSLTRSDDGYVVTTRGDTLQARNVVVATGPFQVPFVPPIAKDLDADVPQIHSVDYRRPQNLPAGKVLVVGAANSGCQIALELTATHSVELSAGQRIPTIPQRPLRRDVWTWASGLRLDRVTVASRLGKRLAERDQVIGAGPRQLAKRYGVRIRPRATMAAGRTVTFADGTASEYDAVVWATGFKANHAWIDVAGVKDEQGRILHQRGVTPSPGLYLLGMTWQHTRTSALLGWVGSDASYLADHIAKQTDEARDSRRDANTSKSPSPQ, from the coding sequence ATGACCGACGTACTGGACGTGCTGGTCATCGGCGGAGGCCAGGCCGGTCTGGTGATGGGCTACCACCTGGCCGAGCGCCGGCAGCGCTACCTGATCGTGGACGCGGGCACGCAGATCGGCGACGCGTGGCGCTCACGATGGGACTCCCTACAGCTGTTCACACCCGCGCAATTCGACAACCTGCCAGGAATGCCATTCCCCGCCGCGAGGGACACCTACCCCGACAAGGACGACGTCGCGAACTTCCTGCAGACCTACGCCGCCCGGTTCGAGCTAGCGGTACAGCTGAACACAACTGTGGTATCGCTGACCAGAAGCGACGACGGGTACGTCGTGACGACCCGGGGAGACACCTTGCAGGCCAGGAATGTGGTGGTTGCCACCGGCCCCTTCCAGGTTCCGTTCGTCCCACCGATCGCGAAGGACCTCGACGCCGACGTGCCTCAGATCCACAGCGTGGACTACCGCCGCCCTCAGAACCTGCCGGCGGGAAAGGTCCTGGTAGTAGGGGCCGCGAACTCAGGCTGCCAGATCGCCCTGGAGCTCACCGCCACGCACAGCGTGGAACTGTCGGCCGGGCAACGGATCCCGACGATCCCCCAGCGCCCATTGCGCCGCGACGTGTGGACGTGGGCGAGTGGGCTCAGGCTGGACCGAGTCACCGTGGCCTCCAGACTCGGAAAACGGCTGGCCGAACGTGACCAGGTGATCGGCGCCGGCCCGCGACAGCTTGCCAAGCGGTACGGCGTCCGGATCCGTCCCCGCGCGACGATGGCGGCCGGCCGGACCGTGACCTTCGCCGACGGCACGGCGTCCGAGTACGACGCCGTGGTGTGGGCGACCGGGTTCAAGGCGAACCACGCGTGGATCGACGTGGCCGGCGTGAAGGACGAACAGGGCCGCATCCTGCACCAACGCGGCGTCACCCCGTCTCCCGGTCTGTACCTGCTGGGGATGACCTGGCAGCACACCCGAACCTCCGCACTACTCGGCTGGGTCGGCTCCGATGCGTCCTACCTCGCGGACCACATCGCGAAGCAAACAGACGAAGCGCGAGACTCACGCCGGGACGCCAACACCTCGAAGTCACCGTCGCCTCAATGA
- a CDS encoding sialidase family protein: MSALEQLATDGVVHERADGLGEAFLPTETVQSHAAQLAVLPGGDLGCVWFGGTQEGVADISVWFSRLAPGGRWSKPVRLSDDDTRSEQNPVLFPAPTGELWLLYTAQHAGDQDTAVVRARVSTDNGITWGPIRELLSSPDGGVFVRQPIVVLPSGRWLLPTFACVRIEGRKWAGDRDTSSVWFSDDQGASWEEVPVPDSTGRVHMNIVPGERLTAYFRSRWADNIYRSTSTDGITWEPPQPTELPNNNSSIQAIALPGGPTAMVFNDSSRADAVARRVSLYDEIDDSGIVEGSKPRVREVDDASERTAFWGAPRAPLSLAVSRDDGLTWPLRRVLADGDGYALSNNSRDGLNRELSYPSVVIDDRGDLHVAFTHHRRAIRYLHLPAATLQEQLNAG, from the coding sequence ATGAGTGCGCTGGAGCAGCTGGCCACGGACGGCGTCGTACACGAGCGAGCGGATGGGCTCGGTGAGGCGTTCCTGCCGACCGAGACCGTACAGTCCCACGCGGCGCAGCTCGCCGTACTGCCTGGTGGTGACCTGGGATGCGTCTGGTTCGGCGGGACGCAAGAAGGCGTCGCGGACATCAGCGTGTGGTTCTCGCGGCTGGCGCCCGGTGGGAGGTGGAGCAAGCCGGTGCGGCTCAGCGACGACGACACCCGCTCGGAGCAGAATCCGGTCCTCTTCCCTGCTCCCACCGGCGAGCTCTGGCTGCTCTACACCGCGCAGCACGCCGGCGACCAGGACACCGCGGTCGTCCGGGCGCGCGTCTCCACCGACAACGGCATAACCTGGGGACCGATCCGGGAACTGCTCAGCTCACCGGACGGCGGTGTCTTCGTTCGGCAGCCGATCGTGGTCCTACCGAGTGGACGATGGCTACTGCCGACGTTCGCATGCGTCCGGATCGAAGGGCGCAAGTGGGCAGGCGACCGGGACACAAGCAGCGTCTGGTTCTCCGACGATCAGGGCGCGTCGTGGGAAGAGGTACCCGTGCCCGACTCCACCGGCCGCGTGCACATGAACATCGTGCCGGGTGAGCGACTCACGGCGTACTTCCGGAGCCGCTGGGCCGACAACATCTACCGCAGTACGTCGACAGACGGCATCACCTGGGAACCGCCACAGCCGACGGAGCTCCCGAACAACAACTCGTCGATCCAGGCCATCGCTCTGCCCGGCGGACCGACCGCGATGGTGTTCAACGACAGCAGCCGGGCCGACGCGGTCGCGCGACGGGTCTCGCTGTACGACGAGATCGACGACAGCGGCATCGTGGAAGGCTCGAAGCCGCGGGTGCGCGAGGTCGACGACGCCTCCGAACGAACCGCCTTCTGGGGAGCACCACGGGCACCGCTCAGCCTCGCCGTCTCCCGCGACGACGGACTGACCTGGCCGCTCCGACGGGTGCTCGCCGACGGCGACGGCTATGCACTCTCGAACAACTCGCGCGACGGTCTCAACCGCGAGCTCAGCTACCCCTCCGTGGTGATCGATGACCGCGGCGACCTCCACGTCGCGTTCACCCATCACCGCCGGGCGATCCGCTACCTCCACCTTCCGGCCGCAACTCTCCAGGAACAACTGAATGCCGGCTGA
- a CDS encoding alpha/beta hydrolase: protein MTAIHDPLVPEGVSNPPPDMDFPTGPQEPERSYIGGVVAGSLAAGFAAAVILAFLPVGIVNDDFSTAMVLIGFAFGWALIAVLSSRFAGQPQRWAVAPAIFMVLSGALVLLAPDAVVDALGWVWPPALLVLVVWVWTRARRELHSRTRAWLLNPVLVVLVIFSVGGGYETISRSTDPAVAMRGQLVDVGPYRLHLECTGSVGPTVILEPGGGGSAASMGLIAPAVARDSRVCVYDRAGRGWSDPAASPPDGVQIATDLHELLARADVPGPYVLAGHSFGGLYVRAYAAKYPEEVAGLVLVDSTGAKSTPVSPQDASSYSVLKHLSSLAATTSRLGVGRLIAGSGFSELPPTYRDDARATAATGKEMGGFLDEFGVANRSEAEAGSLRSLNAKPLIVLTAERGNSEGWMAAQNETAKLSTNSLHRVVPGATHGSFVENPDHAAAITKAIHEVVVSVQTGEPLKGP, encoded by the coding sequence ATGACCGCAATCCACGATCCTTTGGTCCCCGAGGGCGTGTCCAACCCGCCTCCGGACATGGACTTTCCCACCGGGCCGCAGGAGCCAGAGCGCTCGTATATTGGGGGAGTCGTGGCCGGATCGCTGGCCGCGGGCTTCGCGGCCGCGGTGATCCTGGCGTTCCTCCCAGTCGGCATCGTGAATGACGACTTCTCCACCGCCATGGTCCTGATTGGCTTTGCCTTCGGGTGGGCGCTCATCGCGGTTCTGTCCAGCCGGTTCGCCGGCCAACCGCAACGCTGGGCGGTTGCGCCGGCGATCTTCATGGTCCTGTCCGGGGCGCTGGTGCTCTTGGCCCCGGACGCCGTGGTGGATGCTCTGGGGTGGGTCTGGCCGCCGGCGTTGTTGGTCTTGGTGGTCTGGGTCTGGACCCGCGCCCGGCGCGAGCTGCACAGCCGGACGAGGGCGTGGCTGCTGAACCCGGTGTTGGTCGTCCTGGTGATCTTCTCCGTCGGCGGAGGGTACGAGACGATCAGCCGCTCGACCGACCCCGCGGTTGCCATGCGCGGTCAGCTCGTCGACGTGGGACCGTACCGGCTCCACCTGGAGTGCACTGGCTCAGTGGGTCCGACCGTGATTCTGGAGCCCGGTGGTGGCGGCTCCGCGGCGTCGATGGGGTTGATCGCACCCGCTGTGGCCCGCGACAGCAGGGTGTGCGTGTACGACCGGGCGGGGCGTGGCTGGAGTGATCCGGCCGCGAGTCCTCCCGATGGTGTGCAGATCGCGACTGATCTGCACGAACTGCTGGCTCGCGCAGATGTTCCGGGTCCGTACGTACTGGCCGGGCATTCCTTCGGTGGCCTGTACGTGAGGGCGTACGCCGCGAAGTACCCCGAGGAAGTCGCTGGCCTCGTGCTGGTCGACTCGACAGGAGCCAAGAGCACCCCCGTGTCCCCGCAGGACGCGAGTTCGTACAGCGTGTTGAAGCACCTGTCCTCATTGGCCGCAACGACCTCCCGGTTGGGGGTCGGGCGCCTGATCGCCGGCAGCGGATTCTCGGAGCTCCCGCCCACGTACCGGGACGATGCGCGTGCGACTGCCGCGACCGGGAAGGAGATGGGGGGATTCCTCGATGAGTTCGGTGTCGCGAATCGGTCCGAGGCCGAGGCGGGGAGTCTCCGCAGCCTCAATGCGAAACCGCTGATCGTCCTGACCGCAGAGCGCGGAAACTCTGAGGGGTGGATGGCTGCTCAGAACGAGACGGCCAAGCTGTCGACCAACAGCCTGCATCGCGTCGTGCCGGGGGCGACCCACGGTTCCTTCGTGGAGAACCCGGATCATGCCGCCGCTATCACCAAGGCAATCCACGAGGTCGTGGTCTCAGTGCAGACCGGCGAACCGCTCAAGGGTCCCTGA